The Punica granatum isolate Tunisia-2019 chromosome 4, ASM765513v2, whole genome shotgun sequence genome has a window encoding:
- the LOC116205462 gene encoding DNA topoisomerase 2-binding protein 1 isoform X1, translating to MMNTKPFQGTNVFMSRNLVPPEIFDMLHDALKQNGAQVFLCCDPSRNGPHDYHVISSSDHEKFDDLRAKGCQLVGPQCVVYCAKERRPLPEQGYTCCLAMDGVKVLASGFEMDEKAEIEKLVTSMAGILQTKASPDVSFVVVKNVLAAKYKVEDVWTMWALNTLKKPIVSISWLYQCRNEHRVVPQDSFRVLPFSGLTICVTGILADERKEMQEHIMQNGGNYSAELTKKCTHLIAEAPEGDKYKVARRWGHINIVTKKWFGQSIARKACLNEESYPVQGGSTVSSRAMSGCSSRQPSQDKGLRNSQSAFSLVVGDSNLSSAAAADKVDPDLEATLSQNMSTMFSNPQVFAREEDRKIPTVQPSNETHHDSCVAKDSETEDDENDLYLSECRLGFVGFEASELRRLINMVRKGGGSRYALLNERLTHIIVGSPSELEKKEVRGLAALGIIDVVRPSWLEDCNREKQEIPILQKHIAYDLLLPKGSQFSNKGPAVGTHGINHNRSTTFDPTIPHNQLSWNVDTEFTISREIKQEKPTIDSERGDNLHDKAKPSQSKSVFAAKDDQKVNGKKSSPVFKGRKFCFSKDFPEDRRAEIIEWINEGEGEVVNDPVMHHVHFTIECHGMKPRSSFSQSTYVSSHWIKSCLEDGCLLDIGSHILYSPLPCQVPFPGFESFRFCVSQYEEKDRVLLRNLCYTLGAKFVEKLTKKVTHLLCKFRSGPKYEAACKWGIQSIRSDWIYECVRQNKLIVPEPFCPREVSAQEARFCTMTQFPSQPSQIPSQSQEWRSTFDQNTCNGNKINKEEMRDSSSNKKARLSENYSLNGPCLTGAQVSSISGIEASGGKKLKDNGDASEVLPDVAAAIEDLLEQTSKIHDKESPERPSCTRSLFPSNCSSSFAQERPESHMVVGLSKHWISRTQKNDDNGSPCGDGSASVLDRFSETQTESQVVFYEEDLSGRQLIIDRVRTQSSMS from the exons ATGATGAACACGAAGCCGTTTCAGGGGACCAATGTGTTCATGTCGAGGAACCTCGTCCCGCCAGAGATATTCGACATGCTGCACGACGCACTGAAGCAGAATGGAGCCCAGGTGTTCCTCTGCTGCGATCCTTCGCGGAATGGCCCTCACGATTATCACGTCATCTCTTCTTCCGATCAT GAGAAGTTTGATGATCTTAGAGCTAAAGGGTGTCAACTAGTCG GTCCACAATGTGTAGTTTACTGTGCAAAAGAACGGAGACCTCTACCTGAGCAAGGCTATACTTGTTGCCTTGCAATGGATGGTGTGAAAGTACTTGCATCGGGATTTGAGATGGATGAGAAG GCTGAGATTGAGAAGTTGGTAACTTCAATGGCTGGGATTTTACAAACTAAAGCTTCTCCAGATGTTAGTTTTGTTGTTGTGAAGAATGTTTTGGCTGCTAAGTACAAG GTGGAAGATGTCTGGACAATG TGGGCATTAAATACTCTGAAGAAGCCAATTGTCTCCATTAGTTGGCTATATCAATGTCGCAATGAACATCGTGTTGTTCCTCAAGACTCTTTCCGGGTTCTTCCATTTTCTGGATTGACTATTTGTGTTACTGGAATTCTCGCAG ATGAGCGGAAGGAGATGCAAGAGCATATCATGCAAAATGGTGGGAATTACTCTGCTGAACTGACCAAGAAGTGCACTCATCTAATTGCAGAG GCTCCTGAAGGAGATAAATACAAGGTTGCCAGAAGATGGGGTCACATTAATATTGTAACCAAGAAATGGTTTGGGCAATCAATTGCAAGGAAAG CATGCCTTAACGAGGAGTCATATCCTGTTCAGGGTGGTTCCACAGTCTCATCAAGAGCTATGAGTGGTTGCTCTTCTAGGCAGCCTAGCCAAGATAAGGGACTTAGAAATTCACAGTCTGCCTTCTCTTTAGTGGTTGGGGACTCAAACTTGTCATCTGCTGCAGCTGCTGACAAAGTAGATCCAGATCTAGAAGCTACCCTCTCTCAAAACATGTCGACTATGTTTTCCAATCCCCAAGTCTTTGCTAGGGAGGAGGATAGGAAAATACCAACTGTGCAGCCCTCTAATGAAACACATCATGATAGTTGTGTTGCCAAGGACTCTGAAACTGAAGATGATGAAAATGACCTCTACTTGTCAGAATGTAGGTTGGGTTTTGTTGGTTTTGAGGCTTCTGAATTGCGTAGACTCATTAATATGGTGCGGAAAGGTGGTGGGTCCCGGTACGCATTACTGAATGAAAGACTAACGCACATTATAGTTGGTTCCCCTTCAGAGCT AGAGAAAAAGGAGGTCAGAGGTCTTGCAGCTCTTGGTATCATTGATGTGGTTAGACCCAGCTGGCTTGAAGATTGCAACCGGGAAAAGCAAGAGATCCCTATCTTGCAGAAACACATTGCCTATGATTTACTTCTTCCTAAAG GCTCGCAGTTTTCTAACAAAGGACCTGCTGTTGGTACACATGGCATAAATCATAACAGAAGTACTACTTTTGATCCAACAATTCCTCATAATCAGCTATCGTGGAATGTAGACACTGAATTTACAATATCAAGGGAGATAAAACAGGAGAAGCCAACCATCGACAGTGAGAGGGGGGACAATTTGCATGATAAAGCAAAACCGTCGCAGTCAAAGTCGGTGTTTGCTGCAAAAGATGACCAAAAAGTAAATGGAAAGAAGTCATCCCCCGTTTTTAAGGggagaaaattttgtttttccaaGGACTTTCCTGAAGATCGG AGAGCCGAAATCATTGAATGGATAAATGAAGGAGAAGGTGAGGTAGTGAATGATCCTGTCATGCACCATGTGCATTTCACTATCGAGTGTCATGGTATGAAGCCCAGATCTTCTTTCAGCCAAAGTACTTATGTCTCCAGTCATTGGATCAAGTCTTGTTTGGAG GATGGATGCTTACTGGACATTGGTAGTCACATTCTCTATTCTCCACTTCCTTGTCAAGTTCCATTTCCTGGGTTTGAAAGTTTTCGCTTCTGTGTTTCTCAATATGAGGAGAAAGATAGAGTGCTACTAAGAAATTTGTGCTACACCCTTGGAGCAAAGTTTGTGGAGAAGCTGACCAAGAAGGTCACTCATCTATTATGTAAGTTCAGATCTGGACCAAAGTACGAGGCTGCTTGTAAATGGGGTATACAATCAATTAGGTCTGACTGGATATATGAGTGTGTCAGGCAG aATAAATTGATTGTTCCAGAGCCATTTTGCCCGAGAGAAGTTTCTGCCCAAGAAGCTAGATTCTGCACTATGACACAATTTCCTTCGCAGCCCTCCCAGATTCCAAGTCAATCTCAAGAGTGGAGAAGTACGTTTGATCAGAATACTTGTAATGGAAACAAGATAAACAAGGAAGAGATGAGAGACTCGAGTTCTAATAAGAAGGCAAGGCTCTCTGAGAATTATTCCTTGAATGGCCCTTGCTTGACAGGAGCACAAGTAAGTTCTATAAGTGGTATTGAGGCAAGCGGAGGGAAAAAGTTGAAAGATAATGGGGATGCCTCTGAAGTTCTTCCTGATGTTGCTGCAGCAATTGAGGATTTGCTGGAGCAGACCAGTAAG ATTCACGATAAGGAATCACCAGAGAGGCCTTCCTGCACTCGAAGT CTTTTTCCTTCGAACTGTTCATCAAGTTTTGCTCAGGAACGCCCAGAGTCACACATGGTAGTTGGATTATCCAAACATTGGATCAGCAG GACTCAAAAGAACGATGACAATGGAAGTCCTTGCGGAGATGGAAGTGCTAGTGTCTTAGATCGCTTCAGTGAAACACAAACAGAATCTCAG GTTGTCTTTTATGAAGAAGATCTGTCCGGGCGGCAGCTGATCATAGATCGAGTCAGAACACAAAGTAGCATGAGCTAA
- the LOC116203130 gene encoding 1-aminocyclopropane-1-carboxylate oxidase 5, which produces MAIPVIDFSKLNGAKRAQTMAQVANVCEEWGFFQLVNHGIPEELLERVKKVASECYKLEREENFKKSTPVKMLTELVEKKKKKKNESEEEERIENVDWEDVFTLFDHTEWAVNTPGFKETMVEYRAELKKLAEKVMEVMDENLGLPKGFIKKAFNGSGEAFFGTKVSHYPPCPHPELVNGLRAHTDAGGVILLFQDDKVGGLQILKDGQWIDVQPLPNAIVVNTGDQVEVLSNGRYKSVWHRVQANPNGNRRSIASFYNPSLKATIAPAPELMERAEQEKNHNSSSYPKFVFGDYMSVYTKQKFLPKEPRFQSVKAVCK; this is translated from the exons ATGGCGATTCCAGTGATCGATTTCTCGAAGCTCAATGGTGCCAAAAGGGCTCAGACTATGGCTCAGGTTGCCAATGTGTGTGAAGAATGGGGTTTCTTTCAG CTGGTGAACCATGGGATACCAGAGGAGCTGCTGGAGAGGGTGAAGAAGGTGGCCTCCGAGTGCTATAAGCTGGAGAGGGAAGAGAACTTCAAGAAGTCAACGCCTGTGAAGATGTTGACCGAGCTAgtcgagaagaagaagaagaagaagaatgagagtgaggaggaggagaggatcGAGAACGTCGACTGGGAGGACGTCTTCACTCTCTTCGACCACACCGAATGGGCCGTCAACACCCCCGGCTTCAA GGAAACCATGGTGGAGTACCGCGCAGAGCTGAAGAAGTTGGCGGAAAAGGTCATGGAAGTGATGGATGAGAACCTAGGCCTGCCTAAAGGCTTCATCAAGAAGGCCTTCAACGGCTCCGGCGAGGCTTTCTTCGGCACCAAG GTGAGTCACTATCCACCATGCCCACACCCAGAGCTGGTGAACGGCCTGAGGGCCCACACTGATGCCGGAGGCGTCATCCTGTTGTTCCAGGACGACAAGGTCGGGGGCCTCCAGATCCTCAAGGACGGGCAGTGGATTGACGTCCAGCCCCTGCCCAACGCAATCGTGGTCAACACCGGGGACCAGGTTGAGGTCCTCAGCAATGGGAGGTACAAGAGCGTCTGGCACCGGGTCCAAGCCAACCCGAATGGCAACAGAAGATCCATTGCCTCCTTCTACAACCCGTCCCTCAAGGCCACAATTGCCCCAGCACCAGAGCTCATGGAGAGGGCCGAACAGGAGAAAAATCATAACTCGAGCTCTTACCCCAAGTTCGTGTTTGGAGACTACATGTCAGTGTATACCAAGCAGAAGTTCCTTCCTAAGGAGCCAAGGTTCCAGTCCGTGAAAGCCGTGTGTAAGTGA
- the LOC116205462 gene encoding DNA topoisomerase 2-binding protein 1 isoform X2 has protein sequence MMNTKPFQGTNVFMSRNLVPPEIFDMLHDALKQNGAQVFLCCDPSRNGPHDYHVISSSDHEKFDDLRAKGCQLVGPQCVVYCAKERRPLPEQGYTCCLAMDGVKVLASGFEMDEKAEIEKLVTSMAGILQTKASPDVSFVVVKNVLAAKYKWALNTLKKPIVSISWLYQCRNEHRVVPQDSFRVLPFSGLTICVTGILADERKEMQEHIMQNGGNYSAELTKKCTHLIAEAPEGDKYKVARRWGHINIVTKKWFGQSIARKACLNEESYPVQGGSTVSSRAMSGCSSRQPSQDKGLRNSQSAFSLVVGDSNLSSAAAADKVDPDLEATLSQNMSTMFSNPQVFAREEDRKIPTVQPSNETHHDSCVAKDSETEDDENDLYLSECRLGFVGFEASELRRLINMVRKGGGSRYALLNERLTHIIVGSPSELEKKEVRGLAALGIIDVVRPSWLEDCNREKQEIPILQKHIAYDLLLPKGSQFSNKGPAVGTHGINHNRSTTFDPTIPHNQLSWNVDTEFTISREIKQEKPTIDSERGDNLHDKAKPSQSKSVFAAKDDQKVNGKKSSPVFKGRKFCFSKDFPEDRRAEIIEWINEGEGEVVNDPVMHHVHFTIECHGMKPRSSFSQSTYVSSHWIKSCLEDGCLLDIGSHILYSPLPCQVPFPGFESFRFCVSQYEEKDRVLLRNLCYTLGAKFVEKLTKKVTHLLCKFRSGPKYEAACKWGIQSIRSDWIYECVRQNKLIVPEPFCPREVSAQEARFCTMTQFPSQPSQIPSQSQEWRSTFDQNTCNGNKINKEEMRDSSSNKKARLSENYSLNGPCLTGAQVSSISGIEASGGKKLKDNGDASEVLPDVAAAIEDLLEQTSKIHDKESPERPSCTRSLFPSNCSSSFAQERPESHMVVGLSKHWISRTQKNDDNGSPCGDGSASVLDRFSETQTESQVVFYEEDLSGRQLIIDRVRTQSSMS, from the exons ATGATGAACACGAAGCCGTTTCAGGGGACCAATGTGTTCATGTCGAGGAACCTCGTCCCGCCAGAGATATTCGACATGCTGCACGACGCACTGAAGCAGAATGGAGCCCAGGTGTTCCTCTGCTGCGATCCTTCGCGGAATGGCCCTCACGATTATCACGTCATCTCTTCTTCCGATCAT GAGAAGTTTGATGATCTTAGAGCTAAAGGGTGTCAACTAGTCG GTCCACAATGTGTAGTTTACTGTGCAAAAGAACGGAGACCTCTACCTGAGCAAGGCTATACTTGTTGCCTTGCAATGGATGGTGTGAAAGTACTTGCATCGGGATTTGAGATGGATGAGAAG GCTGAGATTGAGAAGTTGGTAACTTCAATGGCTGGGATTTTACAAACTAAAGCTTCTCCAGATGTTAGTTTTGTTGTTGTGAAGAATGTTTTGGCTGCTAAGTACAAG TGGGCATTAAATACTCTGAAGAAGCCAATTGTCTCCATTAGTTGGCTATATCAATGTCGCAATGAACATCGTGTTGTTCCTCAAGACTCTTTCCGGGTTCTTCCATTTTCTGGATTGACTATTTGTGTTACTGGAATTCTCGCAG ATGAGCGGAAGGAGATGCAAGAGCATATCATGCAAAATGGTGGGAATTACTCTGCTGAACTGACCAAGAAGTGCACTCATCTAATTGCAGAG GCTCCTGAAGGAGATAAATACAAGGTTGCCAGAAGATGGGGTCACATTAATATTGTAACCAAGAAATGGTTTGGGCAATCAATTGCAAGGAAAG CATGCCTTAACGAGGAGTCATATCCTGTTCAGGGTGGTTCCACAGTCTCATCAAGAGCTATGAGTGGTTGCTCTTCTAGGCAGCCTAGCCAAGATAAGGGACTTAGAAATTCACAGTCTGCCTTCTCTTTAGTGGTTGGGGACTCAAACTTGTCATCTGCTGCAGCTGCTGACAAAGTAGATCCAGATCTAGAAGCTACCCTCTCTCAAAACATGTCGACTATGTTTTCCAATCCCCAAGTCTTTGCTAGGGAGGAGGATAGGAAAATACCAACTGTGCAGCCCTCTAATGAAACACATCATGATAGTTGTGTTGCCAAGGACTCTGAAACTGAAGATGATGAAAATGACCTCTACTTGTCAGAATGTAGGTTGGGTTTTGTTGGTTTTGAGGCTTCTGAATTGCGTAGACTCATTAATATGGTGCGGAAAGGTGGTGGGTCCCGGTACGCATTACTGAATGAAAGACTAACGCACATTATAGTTGGTTCCCCTTCAGAGCT AGAGAAAAAGGAGGTCAGAGGTCTTGCAGCTCTTGGTATCATTGATGTGGTTAGACCCAGCTGGCTTGAAGATTGCAACCGGGAAAAGCAAGAGATCCCTATCTTGCAGAAACACATTGCCTATGATTTACTTCTTCCTAAAG GCTCGCAGTTTTCTAACAAAGGACCTGCTGTTGGTACACATGGCATAAATCATAACAGAAGTACTACTTTTGATCCAACAATTCCTCATAATCAGCTATCGTGGAATGTAGACACTGAATTTACAATATCAAGGGAGATAAAACAGGAGAAGCCAACCATCGACAGTGAGAGGGGGGACAATTTGCATGATAAAGCAAAACCGTCGCAGTCAAAGTCGGTGTTTGCTGCAAAAGATGACCAAAAAGTAAATGGAAAGAAGTCATCCCCCGTTTTTAAGGggagaaaattttgtttttccaaGGACTTTCCTGAAGATCGG AGAGCCGAAATCATTGAATGGATAAATGAAGGAGAAGGTGAGGTAGTGAATGATCCTGTCATGCACCATGTGCATTTCACTATCGAGTGTCATGGTATGAAGCCCAGATCTTCTTTCAGCCAAAGTACTTATGTCTCCAGTCATTGGATCAAGTCTTGTTTGGAG GATGGATGCTTACTGGACATTGGTAGTCACATTCTCTATTCTCCACTTCCTTGTCAAGTTCCATTTCCTGGGTTTGAAAGTTTTCGCTTCTGTGTTTCTCAATATGAGGAGAAAGATAGAGTGCTACTAAGAAATTTGTGCTACACCCTTGGAGCAAAGTTTGTGGAGAAGCTGACCAAGAAGGTCACTCATCTATTATGTAAGTTCAGATCTGGACCAAAGTACGAGGCTGCTTGTAAATGGGGTATACAATCAATTAGGTCTGACTGGATATATGAGTGTGTCAGGCAG aATAAATTGATTGTTCCAGAGCCATTTTGCCCGAGAGAAGTTTCTGCCCAAGAAGCTAGATTCTGCACTATGACACAATTTCCTTCGCAGCCCTCCCAGATTCCAAGTCAATCTCAAGAGTGGAGAAGTACGTTTGATCAGAATACTTGTAATGGAAACAAGATAAACAAGGAAGAGATGAGAGACTCGAGTTCTAATAAGAAGGCAAGGCTCTCTGAGAATTATTCCTTGAATGGCCCTTGCTTGACAGGAGCACAAGTAAGTTCTATAAGTGGTATTGAGGCAAGCGGAGGGAAAAAGTTGAAAGATAATGGGGATGCCTCTGAAGTTCTTCCTGATGTTGCTGCAGCAATTGAGGATTTGCTGGAGCAGACCAGTAAG ATTCACGATAAGGAATCACCAGAGAGGCCTTCCTGCACTCGAAGT CTTTTTCCTTCGAACTGTTCATCAAGTTTTGCTCAGGAACGCCCAGAGTCACACATGGTAGTTGGATTATCCAAACATTGGATCAGCAG GACTCAAAAGAACGATGACAATGGAAGTCCTTGCGGAGATGGAAGTGCTAGTGTCTTAGATCGCTTCAGTGAAACACAAACAGAATCTCAG GTTGTCTTTTATGAAGAAGATCTGTCCGGGCGGCAGCTGATCATAGATCGAGTCAGAACACAAAGTAGCATGAGCTAA